From Streptosporangium album, the proteins below share one genomic window:
- a CDS encoding ABC transporter ATP-binding protein: MFHGVAVHAIDLSLEGEHGWVYRDVGLMAEPGSLTAVTGQAGSGRTSLLLTLAGRMKPTTGTLTVGRYDKPRSIRRVAALGLVDGVNDLEKALTVREHLHERSPGMFWGKRQESRAETALALAGLEPSPDDRTLVRDLGREQRVRLGIALALLDTPGLLVLDNVDTGLSRDRQEALWATLEELCGLGLTVIAACTESELATAIHLPSGTSGGEEPETVPDAEKPAGAGEQDGETVARAVPAEETEETEEKDR, translated from the coding sequence GTGTTCCACGGGGTCGCGGTGCACGCGATCGATCTGTCCCTCGAAGGCGAGCACGGATGGGTCTACCGCGACGTCGGCCTCATGGCCGAGCCGGGCAGCCTCACCGCCGTCACCGGGCAGGCGGGCAGCGGGCGCACGAGCCTGCTCCTGACCCTGGCGGGACGGATGAAGCCCACCACGGGCACGCTCACCGTCGGGCGGTACGACAAGCCGAGAAGCATCCGGCGCGTCGCCGCGCTCGGTCTGGTCGACGGGGTCAACGACCTGGAGAAGGCGCTGACGGTCCGCGAGCACCTGCACGAGCGGTCGCCGGGCATGTTCTGGGGCAAACGGCAGGAGTCACGGGCCGAGACCGCGCTGGCCCTGGCGGGCCTGGAGCCGTCCCCCGACGACCGCACCCTCGTCCGCGACCTGGGCCGGGAACAGCGGGTGCGCCTGGGGATCGCGCTCGCGCTGCTCGACACCCCGGGACTGCTGGTCCTCGACAACGTGGACACCGGCCTGTCCCGGGACCGTCAGGAGGCGCTCTGGGCGACGCTGGAAGAGCTGTGCGGTCTGGGACTGACCGTCATCGCGGCCTGCACGGAGAGCGAGCTGGCGACGGCGATCCATCTGCCCTCCGGGACCTCCGGCGGCGAAGAACCCGAAACCGTTCCTGACGCCGAAAAGCCTGCGGGGGCCGGCGAGCAGGACGGGGAGACGGTGGCGCGGGCCGTACCGGCTGAGGAGACCGAGGAAACCGAGGAGAAGGACCGATGA
- a CDS encoding substrate-binding and VWA domain-containing protein, which translates to MSYSPARPRRRILPYILAVILAIALIAGLRWFFGRSGDDGGTPSACSGDSVTLRVASSQDKIGILREVAKDYSGRTVSGRCAEVVVDEANSGTAMRALAKGWKDTDGKRPDVWSPAASAWVTLLRQQAGGADGTVPVADGRPVPIVTAPLVFAMPKPMAEALGWPGKAIGWAELAELASDPKGWAKYGHPEWGQFKLGKTNPNFSTSGLNATIGAYFAATGTTSDLTSGDVANDRTRKFVQGVEQSIVHYGDISMTFLGNLLRADDRGEAMAYISAITVEENSVTDYNRGNPSGDPATLGEHGPPRTPLVAVNPKEGTLFSDHPYVPLTWMDPAHKAVSDDFLTYLHSGPVQAKFQAYGYRTFDGKAGPQAVEKNGVLPDAKITTLSPPTPAVLDKVLQSWSELRKRANVLIVVDKSGSMEEEATGTGETRLELAKKAAINALPQFRADDKVGLWAFSTRQDGDLDYRELVPIDTVARSGDALRDQLNGLTVGGGTGLYDTTLAAVERMRGARDSGAINAVVFLTDGKNEKTGGSDLDNLLRKLNPDVRLFTIGYGEGADQNVLKKIAEATDGAAYDSSRPDTIDQVFTSVISNF; encoded by the coding sequence GTGTCCTACTCCCCCGCACGTCCTCGCCGGCGGATCCTGCCCTACATCCTCGCCGTGATCCTTGCCATCGCGCTGATCGCCGGCCTGCGCTGGTTCTTCGGCCGGAGCGGGGATGACGGAGGCACGCCCAGCGCCTGCTCGGGTGATTCGGTGACGCTCCGGGTGGCGTCCTCCCAGGACAAGATCGGCATTCTGCGCGAGGTCGCCAAGGACTACAGCGGCCGGACCGTGAGCGGGCGCTGCGCCGAGGTCGTCGTCGACGAGGCCAACTCGGGCACCGCGATGCGGGCGCTGGCCAAGGGGTGGAAGGACACCGACGGCAAGCGGCCGGACGTCTGGTCCCCCGCCGCCTCCGCCTGGGTGACGCTGCTGCGCCAGCAGGCGGGAGGCGCCGACGGCACCGTACCGGTCGCCGACGGCCGGCCGGTCCCGATCGTGACCGCGCCGCTGGTCTTCGCGATGCCCAAGCCGATGGCCGAGGCGCTGGGCTGGCCGGGCAAGGCGATCGGCTGGGCGGAGCTGGCCGAGCTGGCGTCCGACCCGAAGGGGTGGGCGAAGTACGGCCACCCCGAGTGGGGCCAGTTCAAGCTGGGCAAGACCAACCCCAACTTCTCCACCAGCGGCCTGAACGCCACCATCGGCGCCTACTTCGCCGCGACCGGCACCACCTCCGACCTGACCTCGGGCGACGTGGCCAACGACAGGACCCGGAAGTTCGTGCAGGGCGTGGAGCAGTCGATCGTGCACTACGGCGACATCTCCATGACGTTCCTGGGCAACCTGCTGCGCGCGGACGACCGGGGCGAGGCGATGGCCTACATCTCGGCGATCACCGTCGAGGAGAACTCGGTCACCGACTACAACCGGGGCAACCCCTCGGGCGACCCGGCCACCCTGGGCGAGCACGGCCCGCCGCGGACCCCGCTGGTCGCCGTCAACCCCAAGGAGGGCACCCTCTTCTCCGACCACCCCTACGTCCCGCTGACCTGGATGGACCCGGCCCACAAGGCCGTCTCCGACGATTTCCTGACCTACCTGCACAGCGGCCCGGTACAGGCGAAATTCCAGGCGTACGGCTACCGCACCTTCGACGGCAAGGCCGGCCCCCAGGCGGTCGAGAAGAACGGCGTCCTCCCCGACGCGAAGATCACCACGCTCAGCCCGCCCACCCCGGCCGTCCTGGACAAGGTCCTGCAGAGCTGGTCGGAGCTGCGCAAGCGGGCCAACGTGCTGATCGTGGTGGACAAGTCCGGCTCGATGGAGGAGGAGGCGACGGGCACCGGCGAGACCCGTCTGGAGCTGGCCAAGAAGGCGGCGATCAACGCGCTGCCGCAGTTCCGCGCGGACGACAAGGTCGGCCTGTGGGCCTTCTCCACCAGGCAGGACGGCGACCTGGACTACCGGGAACTGGTCCCGATCGACACGGTGGCGCGGTCCGGCGACGCGCTCCGCGACCAGCTCAACGGGCTGACGGTGGGAGGCGGGACCGGGCTCTACGACACCACGCTGGCGGCCGTCGAGCGGATGCGCGGAGCCAGGGACAGCGGGGCGATCAACGCGGTGGTCTTCCTCACCGACGGCAAGAACGAGAAGACCGGCGGAAGCGATCTGGACAACCTGCTCCGCAAGCTCAACCCCGACGTGCGCCTGTTCACCATCGGCTACGGCGAGGGCGCCGACCAGAACGTGCTCAAGAAGATCGCCGAGGCGACCGACGGAGCCGCCTACGACTCCTCCCGGCCGGACACCATCGACCAGGTCTTCACCAGCGTGATCTCCAACTTCTGA
- a CDS encoding YhgE/Pip family protein → MRSLRLGRLELRRFTRSRLTRAALAGVVMLPLLYAGLYLWSFWDPQGNLENIPVALVVEDRPATADGKTVDAGRELAEELRDREVLGWHTVDARQAADGVNDGSFYLSLTIPADFSARLASPSGDGTPTPAELGVQVDTGRSYIMGTISDAVFAEVKDAASRTALKDYWDNVFVSFGELHDATAKAANGADELHDGTAEAGKGASSLNSGLGQAKDGTHQLAVGLGSANTATGKLSAGADKLTRSLGQAEDGSRKLGQGLAKLEKGAKQVADGNAQVYDQVHAQVPRLNKVADQVIPVLEENGTRLQSLAEAVEHGANQIADNAGALPGGVRQGADQARQQAQQLQNWLDGNPDADPRLRSIAERLAQSTQEVTAGLEGASSGGGGGDAAARLQRDARRIAEIAGRTAEIAPTAGQRLDQARDKINELDKGLGELADGSAKVEAGLGDAAAAGGELTSGLGRLGDGSAQLSRGLSRLGGGIVKLSDGATRVDTGVGRLHEGAGELTTGLGKLTDGSAELSDKLGDGARQIPDYGKGERADRSDMMSEPVRLANQVLNEVPNYGTGFAPFFVPLALWVGAMVSYMVLRPLNPRLLAGTAPAWRIAVAGWLPGLVLGAAQVGVLMAVIRFGLGMEAAHWAGVAGILLLTAAAFLAVVQAVNALLGPPGRVAVLALLMLQLTSSAGTYPIETSPGFFQTISPWLPMSWVVSALRRLISGGDLTVVWQACGVLALTIAVGLSLTVYAVHRGRTWSMRRLHPELAL, encoded by the coding sequence ATGAGATCGTTGCGGCTGGGACGGCTGGAGCTGCGGCGGTTCACCCGGTCGCGGCTGACCCGGGCGGCGCTGGCGGGGGTGGTGATGTTGCCACTGCTCTACGCGGGGCTGTACCTGTGGTCGTTCTGGGACCCGCAGGGCAACCTGGAGAACATCCCGGTGGCGCTGGTCGTGGAGGACAGGCCCGCGACCGCCGACGGCAAGACGGTCGACGCGGGCCGGGAGCTGGCCGAGGAGCTGCGGGACCGCGAGGTCCTCGGCTGGCACACGGTCGATGCCCGCCAGGCCGCCGACGGGGTGAACGACGGCAGCTTCTACCTGTCGCTGACGATCCCCGCCGACTTCAGCGCCCGGCTCGCCTCCCCCTCCGGCGACGGCACGCCGACCCCCGCCGAGCTCGGCGTGCAGGTGGACACCGGCCGCAGCTACATCATGGGCACGATCTCCGACGCGGTGTTCGCCGAGGTCAAGGACGCGGCGAGCCGTACCGCGCTGAAGGACTACTGGGACAACGTCTTCGTCTCCTTCGGAGAGCTGCACGACGCCACCGCCAAGGCCGCGAACGGCGCGGACGAGCTCCACGACGGTACGGCGGAGGCCGGCAAGGGCGCGTCCTCCCTGAACAGCGGCCTCGGCCAGGCCAAGGACGGCACCCACCAGCTCGCCGTGGGTCTGGGCAGCGCCAACACCGCCACCGGCAAGCTGTCCGCCGGAGCGGACAAGCTGACTCGGAGCCTGGGCCAGGCGGAGGACGGATCGCGCAAGCTGGGCCAGGGTCTGGCCAAGCTGGAAAAGGGCGCCAAGCAGGTCGCCGACGGCAACGCGCAGGTCTACGACCAGGTCCACGCGCAGGTGCCCAGACTCAACAAGGTGGCCGACCAGGTCATCCCGGTGCTGGAGGAGAACGGCACGCGGCTGCAGTCGCTCGCCGAGGCCGTCGAGCACGGCGCCAACCAGATCGCCGACAATGCGGGAGCGCTGCCCGGCGGGGTCAGGCAGGGGGCGGACCAGGCCCGGCAGCAGGCGCAGCAGCTGCAGAACTGGCTGGACGGCAACCCGGACGCGGACCCTCGGCTGCGGTCCATCGCCGAGCGGCTCGCCCAGTCCACCCAGGAGGTGACGGCCGGCCTGGAGGGTGCTTCCAGCGGCGGGGGCGGTGGCGACGCGGCGGCCCGGTTGCAGCGGGACGCCCGGAGGATCGCGGAGATCGCGGGCCGTACGGCGGAGATCGCTCCGACCGCGGGTCAGCGGCTCGACCAGGCCAGAGACAAGATCAACGAGCTGGACAAGGGGCTGGGCGAGCTGGCCGACGGCTCGGCGAAGGTCGAGGCGGGCCTCGGTGACGCGGCGGCCGCGGGCGGCGAACTCACCTCGGGGCTGGGCCGGCTCGGCGACGGCTCCGCCCAGCTCAGCCGGGGACTGTCCCGGCTGGGCGGCGGGATCGTCAAGCTGAGCGACGGCGCGACCCGGGTGGACACCGGGGTGGGCCGCCTGCACGAGGGCGCGGGGGAGCTCACCACCGGTCTCGGCAAACTGACCGACGGGTCGGCGGAGCTGAGCGACAAGCTCGGAGACGGGGCCCGGCAGATCCCCGACTACGGCAAGGGCGAGCGGGCGGACCGCAGCGACATGATGAGCGAGCCGGTCAGGCTGGCCAACCAGGTCCTCAACGAGGTGCCCAACTACGGCACCGGGTTCGCGCCGTTCTTCGTCCCGCTGGCGCTCTGGGTCGGCGCGATGGTGAGCTACATGGTGCTGCGCCCGCTCAACCCCCGCCTCCTGGCCGGTACGGCTCCCGCCTGGCGGATCGCGGTGGCGGGCTGGCTGCCGGGCCTGGTGCTGGGCGCCGCGCAGGTGGGCGTGCTGATGGCGGTGATCAGATTCGGGCTCGGCATGGAGGCCGCGCACTGGGCCGGGGTCGCCGGGATCCTGCTGCTGACCGCGGCCGCGTTCCTGGCGGTCGTACAGGCGGTCAACGCCCTGCTGGGTCCGCCGGGGCGGGTCGCGGTGCTGGCGCTGCTGATGCTCCAGCTCACCTCGTCCGCCGGCACCTACCCGATCGAGACCTCACCTGGCTTCTTCCAGACCATCTCGCCGTGGCTCCCGATGAGCTGGGTGGTCAGCGCGCTGCGCCGGCTGATCAGCGGCGGCGACCTCACCGTGGTCTGGCAGGCCTGCGGGGTGCTGGCCCTGACCATCGCGGTGGGTCTGAGCCTGACCGTCTACGCCGTGCACAGGGGGCGCACCTGGTCGATGCGGCGACTCCACCCCGAGCTGGCGCTCTGA
- a CDS encoding TetR/AcrR family transcriptional regulator has protein sequence MNTKKGDGRRAETRLRLFTAAVEVIAEQGYTAATVDAIAERAGVAKGTVFYNFGSKEALFAALLEHGIQRLADALGEADTGQAPLDALDAVVMAQLRFFEEYGAFARVLLAEMWRTAWQDAVARLREQALGVYAGVLRRAVTEGAIRDDLDVETAATAVFGMVLTVSIERRALRPDRPIEQLHATLVDLLHRRVSG, from the coding sequence GTGAACACGAAGAAGGGGGACGGCCGCAGGGCCGAGACGAGGCTCAGGCTGTTCACGGCGGCGGTGGAGGTGATCGCGGAGCAGGGATACACCGCCGCCACGGTGGACGCGATCGCCGAACGTGCCGGAGTCGCCAAGGGCACCGTGTTCTACAACTTCGGCAGCAAGGAGGCGCTCTTCGCCGCGCTGCTCGAACACGGGATACAGCGACTGGCCGACGCGCTGGGCGAGGCGGACACCGGGCAGGCCCCGCTGGACGCCCTCGACGCGGTGGTCATGGCACAGCTCCGGTTCTTCGAGGAGTACGGCGCGTTCGCCCGGGTACTGCTGGCCGAGATGTGGCGTACGGCCTGGCAGGACGCGGTGGCCAGGCTGCGCGAGCAGGCACTGGGCGTCTACGCCGGCGTGCTGCGACGGGCCGTGACCGAGGGCGCGATCCGGGACGACCTGGATGTGGAGACGGCGGCGACCGCCGTGTTCGGCATGGTGCTGACCGTCTCGATCGAACGCCGGGCGCTGCGTCCGGACCGCCCGATCGAGCAGCTCCACGCCACCCTCGTCGACCTCCTGCACAGGCGGGTCTCCGGCTGA
- a CDS encoding 4a-hydroxytetrahydrobiopterin dehydratase — translation MAIRDPLRSDEVRRRLDALDGWDGDVHQISKTFAVSYDSAIQIVTDIGAAAKELEHRPDIDIRWDRLRIAMTTHTAGDVVTELDFLLATRIDRIAEKYGAVTA, via the coding sequence ATGGCCATACGTGACCCCTTGCGAAGCGATGAAGTACGGCGTCGGCTCGACGCTCTCGACGGCTGGGATGGTGACGTCCACCAGATCAGCAAAACGTTCGCAGTCTCCTATGATTCCGCGATTCAGATCGTTACGGATATCGGCGCGGCGGCCAAAGAGCTGGAGCATCGGCCCGACATCGATATCCGTTGGGACCGCCTGCGGATCGCCATGACCACGCATACGGCAGGTGATGTCGTGACGGAACTGGACTTTCTTCTTGCCACTCGCATCGACCGGATCGCCGAAAAATACGGAGCCGTAACGGCCTGA
- a CDS encoding substrate-binding and VWA domain-containing protein, translated as MYEQPQRRRRNFAPFVIAIILAGALIVGLRLYVGSNEPSRPRGAEQTKACGDGGIALTVAASSEKAELLREIAAGYNGREVGGRCADVVVETKASGGAMQALARGWDERQDGPRPDVWSPASSGWVTLLQQRAAGNDTGSLVAPDNPSIAKTPLVIAMPKPMAEALGWPGKKLGWSDLLDLSAGSWAKYDHPEWGRFRLGKTNPNFSTSGLNATVGAYFAATGLSGDLSEKNVADPKAREFVRGVERTIVHYGDTTLTFLSNLQRADDAGAGLSYISAVAVEEKSVWDYNQGNPTGDPGTLGKHGKPKVPLVAIYPKEGTLYSDNPYAVLTAPWVDDAKRKVAADFLAYLQAPEQQNRFADSAFRSYEGKAGKLITKANGLLPAGPETTLSPPAPNVLDKVLSSWSDLRKPANVLMVIDVSGSMGADVPGTGGSKLDLAKQAAVNALPQFGPHDKVGLWMFSTKRDGDKDYLELASMNTVNDAQRKRLKAKINGLTPDGGTGLYDTSLAAYRHVRDRHSGDAINAVVFLTDGKNEDTNSVSLKNLLPDLRAESAEESVRMFTIAYGQDADLGVLRQISEATDAAAYDSRKPGSIDQVFTAVVSNF; from the coding sequence TTGTACGAGCAGCCGCAGCGACGGCGCAGGAACTTCGCTCCGTTCGTCATCGCGATCATTCTCGCCGGAGCGCTGATCGTCGGTCTGCGGCTGTACGTCGGGAGCAACGAGCCGTCCCGGCCACGGGGCGCGGAACAGACCAAGGCCTGCGGCGACGGCGGGATCGCCCTGACCGTGGCCGCGTCGTCGGAGAAGGCGGAGCTCCTCCGGGAGATCGCGGCCGGCTACAACGGCCGGGAGGTCGGCGGGCGCTGCGCCGACGTCGTCGTCGAGACCAAGGCCAGCGGCGGCGCGATGCAGGCGCTGGCCCGGGGCTGGGACGAGCGTCAGGACGGGCCCCGGCCGGACGTCTGGTCGCCGGCCAGCAGCGGCTGGGTCACCCTGCTCCAGCAGCGTGCCGCCGGGAACGACACCGGCTCCCTGGTCGCGCCGGACAACCCGTCGATCGCCAAGACGCCCCTGGTCATCGCGATGCCCAAGCCGATGGCCGAGGCGCTGGGCTGGCCGGGCAAGAAGCTCGGCTGGTCCGACCTGCTCGACCTGTCGGCCGGGTCCTGGGCCAAGTACGATCATCCGGAGTGGGGCCGGTTCCGGCTGGGGAAGACCAACCCCAACTTCTCCACCAGCGGCCTGAACGCCACCGTCGGCGCCTACTTCGCCGCCACCGGCCTGTCGGGCGACCTGTCGGAGAAGAACGTGGCCGACCCCAAGGCCCGGGAGTTCGTGCGGGGTGTGGAACGCACGATCGTGCACTACGGCGACACGACGCTGACGTTCCTGTCGAACCTGCAGCGGGCGGACGACGCTGGGGCGGGCCTGAGTTACATCTCCGCGGTGGCCGTGGAGGAGAAGTCGGTCTGGGACTACAACCAGGGCAACCCGACGGGTGACCCCGGCACCCTGGGCAAGCACGGCAAGCCGAAGGTGCCGCTGGTGGCGATCTACCCCAAAGAGGGCACTCTCTACTCCGACAACCCCTACGCTGTGCTGACCGCGCCGTGGGTGGACGACGCCAAGCGCAAGGTGGCCGCCGATTTCCTGGCCTACCTTCAGGCTCCGGAGCAGCAGAACCGGTTCGCCGACTCCGCCTTCCGGTCGTACGAGGGGAAGGCGGGCAAGCTGATCACCAAGGCGAACGGCCTGCTCCCCGCCGGACCGGAGACGACGCTCAGCCCGCCCGCCCCCAACGTGCTGGACAAGGTGCTCTCCAGCTGGTCCGACCTGCGCAAGCCCGCGAACGTGCTCATGGTGATCGACGTCTCCGGCTCGATGGGCGCCGACGTGCCCGGCACCGGCGGGAGCAAGCTGGACCTGGCCAAGCAGGCCGCGGTCAACGCGCTTCCCCAGTTCGGCCCGCACGACAAGGTCGGGCTGTGGATGTTCTCCACCAAGCGGGACGGCGACAAGGACTACCTGGAGCTGGCCTCGATGAACACCGTGAACGACGCCCAGCGCAAGAGACTGAAGGCCAAGATCAACGGCCTGACCCCTGACGGTGGGACCGGTCTCTACGACACCTCGCTCGCCGCCTACCGGCATGTGCGCGACCGGCACAGCGGCGACGCGATCAACGCGGTGGTCTTCCTGACCGACGGCAAGAACGAGGACACCAACAGCGTCTCGCTGAAGAACCTCCTGCCCGATCTGCGTGCCGAGTCGGCCGAGGAGTCGGTGCGGATGTTCACGATCGCCTATGGTCAGGACGCCGATCTCGGCGTGCTCAGGCAGATCTCCGAGGCGACCGACGCGGCCGCCTACGACTCCCGGAAGCCCGGAAGTATCGACCAGGTGTTCACCGCGGTGGTATCCAACTTCTGA
- a CDS encoding SigE family RNA polymerase sigma factor: MEADPHFAEFVAERGDALLRYGYMLAGNPHDAADLVQEALLKLRGAWHRLRLKENPESYVRTTMARLHIATWRLRRREQLVWDLPEREHHDPLPSGDEGRMWQALAGLPRKQRAVLVLRYYEQLDDAEIAAVLGISRGTVRSQAARALDKLRGAVPTKPMSRGNVR, from the coding sequence TTGGAAGCTGATCCCCATTTCGCGGAGTTCGTCGCCGAACGTGGCGACGCGCTGTTGCGCTACGGCTACATGCTGGCCGGCAATCCGCATGACGCGGCCGACCTGGTCCAGGAGGCGCTGCTGAAGCTGCGCGGCGCCTGGCATCGATTGCGCTTGAAGGAAAACCCGGAGAGCTACGTGCGTACCACGATGGCCAGGCTGCACATCGCCACCTGGCGGTTACGCAGGCGCGAGCAGCTCGTCTGGGACCTGCCGGAGCGCGAGCACCACGACCCGCTGCCCAGCGGGGACGAGGGAAGAATGTGGCAGGCGCTGGCCGGCCTGCCGCGCAAGCAACGCGCGGTGCTGGTGCTGCGCTACTACGAGCAACTCGATGACGCCGAGATCGCCGCCGTGCTCGGGATCTCGCGCGGCACGGTACGCAGCCAGGCCGCCCGCGCGCTCGACAAACTCCGCGGCGCCGTTCCGACTAAGCCGATGAGTAGGGGGAACGTACGATGA
- a CDS encoding helix-turn-helix domain-containing protein has product MTTQRDRSLTGENGGDERIPHIHIREVPVDEIPAWAVRLRAERRNRCWSQKEMAKRLADAADGHVRAHMPTRESLTRMLRDWEAGRYRPRDPYPQLYARAFDIAEAKLFDEAPDISSLPRWELDLPPISGVAARYVTPELVGYFKDQLLIHYRADALLGPRHLVGPVSAQFASIIELASSAEPELRRELFRLAAAYAAFVGWLYQDAGSTERAFSWLSTNLEMAHRAHDVHMVSHALTNRAMLSADLGDATAVIDLTEAALVDFLVGNACRTPNYLLIQRATCYTRLGLTQQSSALWEEIIPAMPATSRRDIGVFRARQAVALAVTEPEQAADVAAEALQIAQETGSARLIRELAGLRSRMTLWADSSVGRDLAEKLADLT; this is encoded by the coding sequence ATGACAACGCAGCGTGATCGATCACTGACAGGGGAGAATGGAGGAGATGAGCGGATCCCCCACATCCACATCCGCGAGGTGCCCGTGGACGAAATCCCCGCCTGGGCCGTCCGGCTGCGAGCCGAGCGGCGCAACCGGTGCTGGTCACAGAAGGAGATGGCCAAACGGCTAGCCGACGCGGCGGACGGACACGTCCGCGCTCACATGCCGACTCGGGAGTCGCTCACCCGGATGCTCCGCGACTGGGAGGCGGGCCGCTATCGACCGCGTGACCCTTACCCGCAACTGTACGCACGGGCGTTCGACATCGCCGAGGCGAAGCTGTTCGACGAAGCTCCCGACATCAGCAGTTTGCCAAGGTGGGAGCTGGACCTGCCTCCAATATCGGGTGTTGCCGCCCGATATGTCACTCCTGAGCTTGTCGGCTACTTCAAGGACCAGCTCTTAATTCACTATCGCGCAGATGCCCTTCTCGGCCCCCGTCACCTGGTAGGTCCTGTTTCCGCCCAGTTCGCATCGATCATCGAACTGGCAAGCAGCGCTGAACCCGAGCTCCGGCGTGAGCTGTTTCGCCTGGCCGCCGCTTACGCTGCGTTCGTCGGCTGGCTCTACCAGGACGCCGGATCAACCGAACGAGCGTTCTCTTGGCTAAGTACCAATTTGGAGATGGCCCATCGTGCGCACGATGTCCACATGGTGAGTCACGCCCTCACCAACCGCGCGATGCTATCGGCCGATCTCGGTGACGCTACCGCCGTCATCGATCTGACAGAGGCCGCGCTCGTCGACTTTCTGGTGGGCAACGCGTGCCGTACCCCGAACTATCTGTTGATCCAGCGCGCGACGTGCTACACCCGCCTCGGGCTCACCCAGCAGAGCAGCGCGTTGTGGGAGGAGATCATCCCCGCGATGCCCGCCACCTCCCGCCGGGACATCGGGGTGTTCCGGGCTCGGCAAGCTGTCGCGCTCGCCGTGACAGAGCCCGAGCAGGCCGCCGACGTAGCAGCAGAAGCACTCCAAATCGCCCAGGAAACGGGTTCAGCCCGGTTGATCCGCGAACTGGCCGGACTGCGATCCAGGATGACCCTCTGGGCGGACAGTTCGGTAGGAAGAGACCTGGCGGAGAAGCTGGCCGACCTCACATAG
- a CDS encoding PspA/IM30 family protein, producing MFKVIRRAWRYLVFALSGRLDELADPRVQIEQAIQEAKEQHQRLSQQAAAVIGNERELEMKLTRSLEEAEKLQANARQAVLLAEQARTAGDERKALSYEDSARAFASRLVAAETAMQDAQLMHERARQSSAQARAAVENNAMALQKKIAERMRLLSQLDQAKMQEQLNKAMGDLSGLTPAGDTPTMDQVREKIEKRYARALGEAELTSNSVEARMIEVERAAIDVEGAARLEAIKESLNRDRKPGIEG from the coding sequence ATGTTCAAGGTCATCCGCCGGGCCTGGCGCTACCTGGTCTTCGCCCTGTCGGGCCGGCTGGACGAGCTGGCCGACCCCCGGGTCCAGATCGAGCAGGCCATCCAGGAGGCCAAGGAGCAGCACCAGCGGCTCTCCCAGCAGGCCGCCGCGGTCATCGGCAACGAGCGCGAACTGGAGATGAAACTCACCCGCTCGCTGGAGGAGGCCGAGAAGCTCCAGGCGAACGCCCGCCAGGCCGTCCTGCTGGCCGAGCAGGCGAGGACCGCGGGCGACGAGCGCAAGGCGCTGTCCTACGAGGACTCGGCCCGCGCCTTCGCCTCCCGGCTGGTGGCGGCCGAGACCGCGATGCAGGACGCCCAGCTCATGCACGAGCGGGCCAGGCAGTCCTCGGCCCAGGCCCGCGCGGCGGTCGAGAACAACGCCATGGCCCTGCAGAAGAAGATCGCCGAGCGGATGCGACTGCTCTCCCAGCTCGACCAGGCCAAGATGCAGGAGCAGCTCAACAAGGCCATGGGCGACCTATCCGGGCTCACCCCCGCCGGGGACACCCCGACCATGGACCAGGTCCGCGAGAAGATCGAGAAGCGCTACGCCCGCGCCCTCGGTGAGGCCGAGCTGACCTCCAACTCGGTGGAGGCCCGGATGATCGAGGTCGAGCGCGCCGCCATCGACGTCGAGGGCGCCGCCCGCCTGGAGGCCATCAAGGAGAGCCTCAACCGGGACAGGAAGCCCGGGATCGAAGGCTGA
- a CDS encoding cysteine dioxygenase family protein, protein METMSLTRPGLAELVTGVRELTGRSATPRTTAFAVADLLRARLPSPAILTGEERLGDPAHYVGHTLHTEAAFSILAVVWRPGQETVIHDHIAWCAFGVLQGVEYETLYRLDGDHLTEIGRTAGQVGEVSGFAPPGDIHRVRNIGDGTAISLHIYGADLGAAPSSVRRVYDLPVR, encoded by the coding sequence ATGGAAACCATGTCACTCACCCGCCCCGGTCTGGCGGAACTGGTCACGGGGGTCCGGGAGCTGACCGGCCGGTCCGCCACTCCGAGGACGACGGCCTTCGCCGTGGCCGATCTGCTGCGTGCGCGGCTTCCCTCTCCGGCGATCCTCACCGGGGAGGAACGCCTCGGAGACCCCGCCCACTACGTCGGCCACACCCTCCACACCGAGGCGGCCTTCTCGATCCTCGCCGTGGTCTGGCGGCCCGGCCAGGAGACCGTGATCCACGACCACATCGCGTGGTGCGCGTTCGGGGTCCTGCAGGGGGTCGAGTACGAGACGCTCTACCGCCTCGACGGCGACCACCTTACGGAGATCGGCCGGACGGCCGGCCAGGTGGGGGAGGTCAGCGGCTTCGCCCCACCCGGAGACATCCACCGGGTGCGCAACATCGGCGACGGCACGGCGATCTCCCTGCACATCTACGGCGCCGACCTCGGCGCCGCTCCGAGCAGCGTCCGCCGCGTCTACGACCTGCCCGTCCGCTGA